ATCAATATAGTATATATGGGTATGGGTGAACCTCTTGATAACCTCGATAACTTAGCAAAAGCGATAGAGATATTTAAAGAGGAAGAGGGATTAGCAATCTCAGGAAAACGCCAAACTGTTAGTACAAGTGGCCTGAGTAACAAAATAGATGCATTAGGAAAGATGGATCTAGGTGTTCACATTGCAATCTCACTTCATGCAGTTGATGATGAGCTTCGTACAGAGCTTATTCCAATGAACAAAGCGCATAACATTAACTCTATTATTGAAGCGGTAAAACGCTTTCCAATAGATACAAGAAAACGTGTTATGTTTGAGTATCTTGTTATTAAAGACAAAAATGATGACTTAGAGAGTGCTAAGAAGCTTGTTAAACTCCTTTCAGGGATAAAAGCGAAGGTAAACCTTATCTACTTTAATCCTTATCCTGGAACTCCTTATAAGCGTCCTAGCTATGAAGATATGCATAACTTTCAAGAGTATCTCATAAAACACGGCCTTTTATCTACAATTAGAGACTCAAAAGGGATAGATATTAGTGCAGCCTGTGGTCAACTAAAAGAGAAAACAGAAAAAGAGTTATAATTTTCATTTAAAATATAATTTATAAGGTCTATAATGGGTGATTTTACTGGAGTTGATATATTTGAAGTTGTTGTTGTAGTTATAGTCTTTGCTGTCGGTGTCGGTGGCTTTTTATATGCTGCAACAAAAGATGATTAAACTAAAAGGAGACAATGATGGCACAGAAAACAGATGCAGATAGAATCAAAGAGGTATACAAACTTTGTAAGGGACATTTTGGTGATGTTCGTTTTGTTGGTATTAAATACCATGCAAAAATAGGTTGGATTGCTAAAGCTCAACTAGGTGATGCATTTGAAAACCTTACAGCAGATGGAAAAACAAGTACAGATGCAATAAAAAGTTTACGTTCTCGCGTGAAGAAAATTATCAAAAGATATAACGAAGTATAAAGAAGAGACGACCAACACACCAGGGAGGTCGTCTATGAATGTAATAATACCCTACTAATCTTAAAAAAATCTATTTTAACTTTCCAACTTTCCATACTTAAAATAAGCAAAAAGTATAAAAAAAATTTATAAGTGTGTATTATTCACACATTGTTCTAATATGTGAATTAAATTTTATATCACATTTCAAATATTTTTAAATTCTTTCAAAATTTAAGAGTTTTTTTATATAAATATGAGCTTAATTGATTAAATAAAAGATAGCTTAAAGCCCTATTTTTTGGGCTTTTTGAGGAGTAATGGTTTTTTTCACATAAAATATGTGTATAAATAGGGGAGTTAGTATAAAAGTTATTCACATAGATAATAATTGGAGTGAAACTTTTTCAAAATCAACATCACTTTTGATTTTATACACATTATTATAAAGTTCAAACTCCAACTGATCTGCATGCAATAATAATCTAGAAGCACCGCTTAATTTTATTCTTTCCTCTTGAGAAAGTTCTTTATCTAAAAAGCGAACTATATCTTCCTCTTTTTGTCCGTAAATTGGATCACCTACGATCGGATGTTTCACGTGAAACAAATGCACACGTATTTGATGTTGTCTTCCTGTATGTGGTTTACACTCTACAAGTGTCATATCTAATTCAGGAAAATACTTTAAAGGCTTAAATGATGTTTTGGAAGCTTTACCTCTTTCATCAACTTTTACAACCATTCTTACAATTGCTGACTCATCCTCGGCTCTAAGTAGTGGAGCTTCTACTACTAACTCATCTTTAAATTCACCGTGAACCATTGCTAGATATGTTTTTTGCATATCTCTTTCCTGAAACATTATTTTAATATCTCTCTCGCTAGTTTTGTTTGTAGCGCAAAGTACAAGGCCGCTTGTTTCTTGATCGATACGGTGAGTGATGTTTGCATCTTTTCCGTATTGGTATTTTAGTTCATCGATCAAAGAGTAGGGCGTATGTCTATTTTGGGGATGGATAAGAACTCCGCTTGGTTTATCAAATACGACAAACTCTTTTTCTATATACGTAGGTTTTAATCCTTTTGTGGTTGGCTCGAAATGGATAAACTCAATTTCACCTTGAACCTCTTGTCCTGCTTTAGTAATTACTTCACTGTTTTGAAGTACTCTCCCTTTTGCGATCAAACGTTGAGCCTCTTTTTGTGTATAGCCCAACTCTTTAATAATGTATAAAAACAATCTTTGCTTTTTCTCTATAAAAAACTTATCGATCACAAATGGCAAGTTTAATCCCTTTTTCATTATATATAATGTACAATTTTGTACTTAAATTATGCGAATAATAACATAAAAACAAGGGTTATATAATGGTAGAAAGATATGCTCGTGAAGAGATGAGTAAACATTGGACTCAACATGCAAGATATGCTGCATGGCTAGAAGTTGAAAAAGCAGCTGTAAAAGCTTGGGCAAAACTTGGTAAGATTCCTCAAGAAGACGCAGATAAAATTGTAAAAAATGCAACATTCTCAGTTGAGAGAATTGAAGAGATTGAAGCGGTAACAAAACATGACCTTATTGCGTTTAATACATCTGTTTCAGAATCACTTGGTGATGAATCAAGATGGTTCCACTACGGTATGACATCTTCAGATGCAGTTGATACTGGTGTAGCATTACAAATGAGAGATTCTTTAACTATTATCATTGAAGATGTAAAGATGTTAATGGAGTCTATCAAAAAACGTGC
Above is a window of Sulfurimonas marina DNA encoding:
- the rlmN gene encoding 23S rRNA (adenine(2503)-C(2))-methyltransferase RlmN, with the protein product MTNIKPSLYDFTLKELSQKVKPSFRAKQIYGWLYHQYAQNFEEMKNIPKNLKEELSQTYVINPMKIIRKEESSDGTIKYLFELQDGKTVEAVWLKMKDDIYEDGKLIQEAKYTICVSTQVGCKVGCTFCLTAKGGFTRDLTAGEIIAQVVNLKRDNNHKHNRKINIVYMGMGEPLDNLDNLAKAIEIFKEEEGLAISGKRQTVSTSGLSNKIDALGKMDLGVHIAISLHAVDDELRTELIPMNKAHNINSIIEAVKRFPIDTRKRVMFEYLVIKDKNDDLESAKKLVKLLSGIKAKVNLIYFNPYPGTPYKRPSYEDMHNFQEYLIKHGLLSTIRDSKGIDISAACGQLKEKTEKEL
- a CDS encoding RluA family pseudouridine synthase: MKKGLNLPFVIDKFFIEKKQRLFLYIIKELGYTQKEAQRLIAKGRVLQNSEVITKAGQEVQGEIEFIHFEPTTKGLKPTYIEKEFVVFDKPSGVLIHPQNRHTPYSLIDELKYQYGKDANITHRIDQETSGLVLCATNKTSERDIKIMFQERDMQKTYLAMVHGEFKDELVVEAPLLRAEDESAIVRMVVKVDERGKASKTSFKPLKYFPELDMTLVECKPHTGRQHQIRVHLFHVKHPIVGDPIYGQKEEDIVRFLDKELSQEERIKLSGASRLLLHADQLEFELYNNVYKIKSDVDFEKVSLQLLSM